The following proteins are co-located in the Halictus rubicundus isolate RS-2024b chromosome 1, iyHalRubi1_principal, whole genome shotgun sequence genome:
- the LOC143365342 gene encoding uncharacterized protein LOC143365342, protein MKMRENPQIRQMIEEEWIMMFEEERNQLRAVARENISRTQAQNRKDFNKKRKKATTYSEEDLVAIRRTQGEPGLKFCPKFLGPYRVTAVLRGDRYMVEKVGEHEGTLATSTAADHMKLWTSGEETDSVSESSDNSDRENI, encoded by the coding sequence ATGAAAATGCGTGAGAATCCACAAATCCGCCAGATGATCGAAGAAGAATGGATCATGATGTTTGAAGAGGAACGGAATCAGTTGCGAGCAGTAGCGAGGGAGAATATTTCTCGAACGCAGGCGCAAAATAGGAAGGATTTTAACAAGAAACGCAAGAAAGCAACAACGTACAGCGAGGAAGACCTAGTGGCAATCAGAAGGACTCAAGGCGAGCCAGGACTAAAGTTCTGCCCAAAATTCTTGGGACCGTACCGTGTAACTGCTGTTTTACGTGGCGATCGGTACATGGTCGAGAAAGTTGGAGAACATGAAGGAACACTAGCAACATCTACAGCGGCCGATCACATGAAGTTGTGGACCAGCGGCGAAGAAACTGATAGTGTCAGTGAGAGTAGTGACAACAGTGATCGCGAGAACATCTGA